A DNA window from Anastrepha obliqua isolate idAnaObli1 chromosome 5, idAnaObli1_1.0, whole genome shotgun sequence contains the following coding sequences:
- the LOC129249279 gene encoding uncharacterized protein LOC129249279, with product MSEKKKNLLRQIDDLEKAYNYQKAECQRLSYNNQTLQWQLKQCSEQLYFVETKLREISGRESYNESVPPSIRSLKRSQLMNGSSLTNIQINGFSSPTLPAIEDVIKTEDDVST from the exons ATGTCGGAGaagaaaaa GAACCTCCTTCGCCAAATAGATGATTTGGAAAAGGCTTATAACTACCAAAAAGCAGAATGTCAACGCCTTAGCTACAACAACCAGACATTGCAATGGCAGCTCAAGCAGTGCTCAGAACAGTTGTATTTCGTAGAAACCAAATTACGCGAGATCTCTGGTAGGGAGTCGTACAACGAAAGTGTTCCGCCTAGTATTCGCTCACTGAAACGTTCTCAGTTGATGAATGGTTCATCGTTGACCAACATACAAATTAACGGTTTCTCTTCACCCACATTACCTGCGATCGAAGATGTCATTAAAACAGAAGATGACGTTTCAACATAG
- the LOC129247613 gene encoding medium-chain acyl-CoA ligase ACSF2, mitochondrial-like, whose translation MMSKKLQTATQLFYKNMLRAGSKQHSHCVMRCLSAQIPANVKAHNFNPAHLHHIGKSALVYRNVGQELERTAAEYGSTESIVSCHEQKRYTYQSLLEEVDRVAAGLLKLGLEQGDHVGIWAPNHMHWYLTMLGAARAGLVSVGINPAFQEPEVEYCLKKVKVKALIMPETYKTQNYYEIIKCICPEISNSSDGCIKSTNLPNLKHVIIDSPNKLKGALSFDDLLGLSNPAEREDISKMQRHIVPDSGCNVQFTSGTTGQPKAAVLSHYNFVNNGIHIGNRNQLDSNSRICVQVPLFHVYGVVITVMAAMTHGSTLVLPAAGFSPADSLRAIVDEKCTVIHGTPTMYVDLIKKQRELQLPLKTANMAITGGAPCSPQLFLDIKNVLGLDHVRTVYGLTETTAVIFQSRPGDSMEQILNTVGHLQDHVEVKVVDAQGHTVQFGEPGELYVRGYATMLEYYDDEQKTKETIGNNRWLKTGDQFILEADGYGRIVGRLKEMIIRGGENIFPKEIEDFLNSHPKIIETHVIGVPDERMGEECCAFVRLADGVESITREEVKEFAKGKLAHFKIPRFVIPINEFPRTTSGKIQKFKLAEEYNKMYK comes from the exons ATGATGAGCAAGAAACTGCAAACGGCTACTCAGCTCTTCTACAAAAATATGCTCAGAGCGGGTAGCAAACAACACTCTCATTGTGTGATGCGTTG CTTATCTGCGCAAATCCCAGCGAATGTCAAAGCGCACAACTTTAACCCGGCGCATCTGCATCACATCGGCAAAAGTGCGTTAGTCTATCGAAATGTTGGACAAGAACTAGAAAGAACCGCGGCTGAGTATGGCAGTACGGAATCTATTGTTTCATGCCACGAACAAAAGCGCTACACATACCAAAGCCTCCTTGAAGAAGTCGATCGTGTGGCTGCTGGTTTACTGAAACTTGGTTTGGAACAAGGAGATCATGTGGGCATTTGGGCACCCAACCACATGCACTGGTATCTGACGATGTTAGGTGCTGCACGCGCTGGTTTGGTATCG GTCGGCATAAATCCGGCTTTTCAAGAGCCCGAAGTTGAGTATTGCCTGAAGAAGGTTAAAGTGAAAGCGCTCATAATGCCGGAAACATATAAGACgcaaaattattatgaaattataaaatgcatttGTCCAGAGATTTCAAACAGTTCTGATGGGTGCATAAAAAGCACCAACTTGCCTAACTTAAAGCACGTCATTATCGACTCACCGAATAAGCTGAAAGGCGCACTCAGTTTTGATGATTTGCTTGGACTGAGCAACCCAGCCGAGCGTGAGGATATCTCAAAAATGCAGCGCCATATAGTGCCAGACAGTGGCTGTAATGTGCAATTTACCTCCGGCACCACCGGACAACCGAAAGCCGCTGTGCTGTCGCATTACAATTTCGTAAACAATGGCATACACATCGGCAATCGTAATCAGCTGGACAGTAATTCACGCATTTGCGTGCAAGTGCCCCTATTTCATGTTTATGGTGTAGTCATCACGGTTATGGCCGCCATGACACATGGCAGCACTTTGGTTTTGCCAGCAGCTGGATTTAGTCCCGCCGACTCGTTACGCGCCATTGTGGATGAGAAATGCACTGTCATACATGGCACGCCCACAATGTACGTTGATCTCATCAAGAAGCAGCGAGAGTTGCAACTGCCCTTGAAAACGGCAAACATGGCTATTACTGGTGGAGCGCCGTGTTCGCCACAACTCTTTCTGGATATCAAGAATGTGCTGGGATTGGATCACGTGCGCACCGTTTATGGTTTAACCGAAACAACGGCGGTCATCTTTCAGTCGCGTCCCGGTGATAGTATGGAGCAAATTTTGAATACTGTCGGCCATTTGCAAGATCATGTTGAGGTGAAAGTGGTCGACGCCCAAGGGCATACCGTGCAGTTTGGCGAACCAGGTGAACTGTATGTGCGTGGTTATGCCACAATGTTGGAATACTATGATGACGAGCAGAAAACAAAGGAAACCATCGGAAATAATAGATGGCTGAAAACTGG CGATCAATTTATTTTAGAAGCAGACGGCTACGGACGTATTGTTGGACGCCTGAAGGAGATGATCATTCGGGGAGGCGAGAATATATTCCCCAAAGAAATTGAAGATTTCCTCAACTCTCACCCGAAAATCATAGAAACTCac GTGATCGGTGTGCCGGATGAGCGTATGGGTGAGGAGTGTTGCGCTTTTGTGCGTTTAGCAGATGGCGTTGAGAGCATCACACGTGAAGAAGTGAAAGAATTTGCCAAAGGAAAGTTGGCACACTTTAAAATACCGCGCTTTGTTATACCCATAAATGAGTTTCCTAGAACTACTTCaggcaaaatacaaaaattcaaactcGCCGAAGAATAcaacaaaatgtataaatag